Below is a genomic region from Primulina eburnea isolate SZY01 chromosome 9, ASM2296580v1, whole genome shotgun sequence.
TtgtctgaagaagaagaagaagttcaAATTTCCCAACCGTCTAAACCGGTTAGAGAATGTCTTTCATTAAGTGAGCAATAAATAGCTCTTTTAATTACTCAATAAAATTTTCGAACCACCGAGTCTTCAATtgtctgaagaagaagaagaagttcaAATTTCCCAACCGGTTGTTCGAAAATTTTATTGAGTAATTAAAAGAGCTATTTATTGCTCACTTAATGAAAGACATTCTCTAACCGGTTTAGAACATTCAAATGGTTTTGCACCGCTATAAGTCAACCATATTTTGCACCAGTCTCAATATTGATCTGCATTTATGTCTCTATCCCAGAAAATAAAGATACTTATATCCTAAAAGTTCTGATGGAAAAACATTTGCTATAAAAGGATACTCAGAAGTAACTCTTAAAGGAACGAGATTCAAAGTCATGCTAAGCAAAGAGAACATTAAATGCATTGCTGAAGAACATTTAATATATTTGAAGTTGATATTGACACATTATTCCAAGGTTGCATGTTAACGTTGTTAATTCTTTTTCCGACCATTGGAATGACAGCTTATATAAGCAGAGTTGGATGTATGTAGTACACACGTGAGATATCAACGAGATACATAATCATCAAACTTTCACAACGTGATTAATTCAAGTTTGCATACCTAAGATTTTGAGCGCAATCAAGGATCATATAATTCATCGCTCATCAAGCATGCACTCAACAGAAAGATATCTGATCATTCGAGATCATTTTTGTGCTACTAAATCATATTGTTTTACTTACATCAATAACAAGttggttatttgattaataGTGGTGTCTAGTGAATTGAGGGTTCATAAAAGCTAGAAGTGTAGAGTGATCATTAAGAGTTCTAAAACAGGCAGTGTGTTAAGTCTTGATTGGAGTGGGCTGTTGCAAAGAATTTTGTAAAGCCAAAGTTTTTTAGTGGAATCTTTCATGTAGAGGAAGAAGAGGTGACATAATAGTAttttctccgaacatccataaaaactcTGTGCCTTTACTTTTCGCAAGCTCTTACATTTCTAACCATATATTGTTGATTAGAGTGCCAACCGGTTGAAACTACTATTACAAATATTGGATTGTCACCGTGTTGATGTTGCAATATGTTGCAACATTATTGTTGTCTAACgacaaatttaaaaaacaaatattttcaaagagtttattcaccgcCTCTAAACTCTTTCCCAATCCCAACATCTTCATtagtttaatatattaatttaaaacaaataaatacagcaacatataaaataaatataaactacaagaaatattttttcataaaaacaaatatataactataaaattaaaataataactaATATTCTATTAATGATGATATATGACATATGATGcagtaaattttgaaaaataaattattaagtgTTTTTATTaaagctattattattattaatttaatttttaacgttATCAtaactattttttatttttaaaattgtaataattattatatttatacaaattaaataGAAGTTAtgatataaattaatatattttttatttctcactagttaatttttatataaaaaacatGATGGAATTTAATGTTGAACTAATAGATGATAGTGCTTTACATAGATAAAAAATTCATATATCAAGTGTGATCGCATCAAATAATTTGGATAAAACTTTAAGAGTGCGCCTATCCGaaaatattatatcaaaataGTGTCCAGATAAAGTAATACATTGTCGTGTTTTTGCATGTTTAAATGATATGAGATTTTATGTCATTATTCATTGTGGATTTCTCAAATATGATAATCATTTTATCACAACTCTTATTGAAAGATGACTCCAAGAGATCCTTACATTTCATCTTTGCATGGTGTGACAACAATAAACGTTGCAAGATGTTGTGTTTGTATGAAATCTAAATACTAATGACTTTACCGTCACGGGTGTTGATGACCTTTTAAGCCACATGTGTGGCAAATTTATTGTGCTAAATGATTGTGTTTTCTACCACATATAAATAATTTCAGAGCTAAAGATTTCGTGCTAAACACGATCTGTCTATATACGAATATTTGGTTGAAATGTTCAACCTAAATTTCGTGCCATCGATATCTAAAAGTATGTGATTCACATAGCAATTCacatataaaaaatatgtataacaacaaaaaaataaaggcaaaaacttctgtgagacggtcttacgagtcgtattttgtgtgaAAGATCTCTTATTGGAGTCATCCACgaaaaagttttattttttatgctaagagtattactttttattgtgaatatcggtaggattgacctgtctcacagataaagattcgtgagactgtcttacaagagacatactcatatataaattattttatgaaatttgcGGAATTCATACATATGAtaagaaataatattttgatatatcaAACATTCTTTAAATTGGATGTGATCGatcaataatttatcttttcaaatttatatcaaatcaaaatttatCTTTGATAGATCTGTCCAAATATCATCCGCCTCATGCACAAATGAGAGAATgtatttttagttttttaaaCAATTTCATTCCCCCGCCCTTTGTTGGGAGAGGGagtggatttttatttttgaaataattccACTCCGCTGCTCTTTGTTTGaacttttaattcaaatttgaactTTTAACTAttctggtaaaaaaaaaaaccctttaGTTTGAACTTTTAATGCAAATTTGAACCAAATCAAGTCAATCAATGTTACTAAATAACAAACCAAACCAAAAAACTAGAtagttgaaataaaataatgtttttggaGAAGACGTTCGATCTATACTTTTTCATGcaattcatttaattaaaaaaggGACAAGATGATTCAGAGGAAccagttcttagaatacacatcACAATAGTGGTTGTTTTGGACCcaaaaaaattttgaattcgAACTTTTGGCAAACGGTTTAAAAATTCATATACCCAATGAATCTTGCTTATATTATTAACTTGGTTGATCACAGAAGAAGATACGGAAGTCTCCTGCAGAAAATATGACTTCTATACGGAATTCGGCTGGTAAGTACGACTGGGAAAATGCTCAACTAGGAGAACGATCTTGCCCATCTTTTACCGGGAAACCAATAATCAGTCACGCAGGTTTTCGATATGATCGCAACGACAGATCGTCGATCTCAAGGTGATTAAATTTCGTGAGTTCTCGAACTTTCAATCATGTAAGGTGTATTTTCTTAGGCAGATGTTGTATATTTTGATCGAACTGACTACAAACGGCTACGTCGAATAAAGGAAGCTTCGTTAATGCTACCTAACTTTGAATAATGGATTGATAATCTATTACTATTTGCATTTTATCGTTTCAAATTAAATTACAGTATgagtttttattcatttttacaATTATGATATTACCACTGTTTGGATATAAGTCAAACTAATTACAGAAAAAAAAATGGTACAATCGCGCAACACATACGTCGGTGCATTAGTAGGTTTATGAATTGATGTGTATCGAGGTACATTTTCACGATACTTTGTTTTTTCATGATAGTATTATGTAAAAAtaattgaataatttgtttataatttttagGAACACATTTGAGCGCACACTGTCACTCCCAGCTTCATCAACCGTATTCTGTCCCACCTCTGCACCCAATTTGTTTCCTGCACAAAAGGTCACCCtccttatttttttttattgaggCATTGTATTAAATAATCCTCATATTTTTTGGTGTTCTTTCACGATCAATGCATAATTAACAGGCTGATAGAAAAATGTATGCTACCGGCGATGCATCTTTCGACGATACCCGAAAGTCCAAACATGGTATGAAGACACTACTTCTTATCCAGTGTTGATAGTGCACTAAAAAGTTGGCTTTTGATTAAGTTGTAAAAAACAAAAGGCTGACTTGTTGATCAAAGAAATCGAAAACTACTTTATAATgtattgatttattttatttatcatgTTTATGTCTTAAAATAGGTTATGCTCCAACAGTGGCTATGGCTAGGAAAGCAACATTGGCCAGATTCCTTGAGAAGCGGTCACACCGGTAAATCTTGATTGATTTCTTCGTTGTTTTCTAAAAACACGACAACTTCAAAATTTTTACGGAGGATTGTGCTCTAAAATGGAGAAGAAAATAgatgtttttgtttaaaaaaacacTATGAGCTTCAAGGACATCATGTCTACCGCTTGGTAGGTAAAGTGAGCCTACTCTCAACGGGGAGGTTCAAATGGTTACACCTAACACCTACTTATCCTGCTATTGAATgttatttgtttgatattcgTATAGGAGACAGATGGATAATCTGGACTGGTGCGAGTGAAAATCGTGGTTTGAATGCTATAAGCACCCGGAGAGGGtgaatttgttttaaaaattagTTTTTATCTCTGCAACAGTAGTTGAAATGAATTTGTGATATTTACTGCATATAGCAAGGAATGGTACTCTCTACCGTTCATAATTCCGCTCCAGCGATTTGAGCGGCTAAGGAGAATCAACTATTTCGTTTTAGGTACTTCTTAACAATTGGATTCGGGTTCTAAGGCTGATCAAAACATGGCGCTACCATTCGAATGGCTAGCTCTACTATTTGACTTAGCTCTTCCATCCAAGTGCTGGActtgatgttaagagtgttgCATCTATTTACATATATCATGCAAAGTTTTTTCTATTAGTTTACTTTAATGTTTCATTTCAAGTAAGCACCAAAACACTACGGTTTCCATAAGGTTACTCCATCTAATTAATTATATGGCAACGTTTTTATGCAGATTGAACCAACGAATAAAATCCCATCTAATGGGAAGGTCACTGAATTGGTCTGAATTGGCCTGCGATACCACCTTTAATTACAAAACGCAACAAAGAAGAtaaaaagcagcatgcatgcaGTATGAGGCCTTGAAGTGAAAACTTAAGGTAAAATCCACTCCAGCACACTCCAAGAGACCTCTATATTCTTGATTTATATCTTTACGTTACACGTTTAAacaaccaaaaacatgaaattgCCGGAGAGTGTATGAAGAACACACATATCGTGTTCTACGTACCCACCGATCTTTGCGTGGGAATTTTATCGCTAAATTGCAGTTTGGAGATGTAAATCGATCTTCATGGTTCTTGTCTGGTAAACATTTGGTATATGTACATTATTTCTTAAGAGAGAGACCTATAGCATCTATCTCGTGTTTCTTAACTTCGATTGTGTATTAGTGTAGTATCGTGATGGTGCATCCAATCGTCTGGAATTTTTTTTGGCCGCGTGGGCTCCAGATATTTTCCGATGAACCATACGTGCTCGAAAAGTTTCTGTCTTTCGGGAAAATAAGAACTTTAACCATTGCGGCCATCACCATCAACCTAAGGGAAGCAAGAACTCAACCATATTTTATAATCTAATAATCGTGGCATCATGGGGCGGAGACACAGTTGGCCCGGGTCGtctaaattttttcaaaaaaatttatatgtaaatttttgtataattttggataaatttaatattaacctgggtagatcaatttaaaatattaaaagattttagagtttaaaattatAGCCCGGATAGAATCGGATTCCTGGCTCCGCCACTGGTCACTGTCATCGTTAACCTAACCACATTAGGAAGAATAAAGACTTATTATTGTTGATTTTGTTAACGATTTACCTTTCCTTTGATCTAGGATTTCAACGAGCCGAGTTTTTTTCTTCCCCGATTTATACTAAGCTCGTGAGTTTTTAAAGTTCGAGTTAATTTGTCTCCTCGAGCTACTTCATAGTTGATTTGGTTGAATTCAAAATGAGTATAAATACAAAGTGATATATCTAGTtgattaataatatagtatagacaatatcaatattaaattaaattatttttaaattattatctaGTTGATTAATATATATCACTTAGCATGAATTAGTTCAAAATATCAATTGCAATCGTCATATAGGATGTTTAAAAAATAGTAATCAAAATGTTAGAGATCAATGTTATTTtacaataataataacataaaaactcttatgagactgtctcacgggtcAAGTTTGTGTGACACATCTCCGACTCAACCCAATTTTTTAtgtacaaaaatattatttttcatgaaaatttTATGATCTGGTCGATCTATGTATTCGTGAGATCATATAATAAGAGATATACTATAACAATTGTAATAACGATAAAATTGATAATGACCATCTAAAAaacttttggaagagtttataTGGATGGTTTAAAACACAGACTGAAGAGATATTATTATTTGTTTGCAAGCAAGTACTATCCCTCATACAACTTGATCAAATTTCAAGGGCTAAAAATAAGAGGTTGTATGGACAATGTGTGGTTTCCGACAGATTTTTAGATGAAAAGAACGTGTATGAACTGATCTCATATCGGAGTTAAGAGATTTCAAGACTGTTTAAGCATGAAGACTGTACAATTGAAAATATCTTAAAAAGATTTGATAGATCATACTGTTAGATAATTATGAGATAATCATGGAGTTTTGACTTGAGATAATTATAAGATAAGTGATCCTTGATAAGTTCTTCAAGAAGTATGCGAGTGAAGACAAATTCGTCGGAATGATCTATATTGGTATGGTAAGAACAATCGTCAAATCTGATCGTCCTTCTAGCTTCATTGCTGTTGAAAAAACAAATTCAGCATACAAAAACAGTTTCTGAATTTTATTCTCTCccgcatttaaaaaatattatataattcaTTTACATTACTTTTTTCCTTTATCACAGAAAACAAAAGTACCATCAAGATTTTGAGTTAAAAATCTAGTAAAAACACCTGAATGGGCCTGGATTCACAGGAAGCCTACTTGTGCTTGGTCCAGGACAAATCAAAATTCACGGCCCAATTATTCCCGCTTCAAAAGACCATTTCAAATGCAACTATAATATCATCTTCAGCGCAGAAACTTATTTCAACGGAAATCCAAATCTACACAACAGAAAATCTCCACAAAAAGATGCAATTGGTAAGGGAAGAATCTGAAGATCAGCTGCAGCAGTGTAAATTATCGTTAAAAATTGCTAAGGTTTTGGATGAGGCTCGGATTTCACAAGCCACGCACATCCGTAAGCTCAAAGAAATTGCAGATCTTCGATCCTCAAGGCCGTCGATTGAGTTATTCGCCGCCTTTTCCAAAGCAATAACCCCTCTTTTCAATTTTCACCGCCGAACAGCATCTGCAGACCGTATCATAAAGTTCGTCGCCGTTTTTGCTTGCTCGCGTAGCGCGAAAGATGCGGCCAattgtgatgta
It encodes:
- the LOC140841759 gene encoding uncharacterized protein, with the translated sequence MEIDFMGLYSKNPAPSYDPDTFVDSGIGSGERNVSLSLCTSSPMDGKTVFQDFLRKKIRKSPAENMTSIRNSAGKYDWENAQLGERSCPSFTGKPIISHAGFRYDRNDRSSISRNTFERTLSLPASSTVFCPTSAPNLFPAQKADRKMYATGDASFDDTRKSKHGYAPTVAMARKATLARFLEKRSHRLNQRIKSHLMGRSLNWSELACDTTFNYKTQQRR